Part of the Suricata suricatta isolate VVHF042 chromosome 8, meerkat_22Aug2017_6uvM2_HiC, whole genome shotgun sequence genome, TTCTTCTGGTAAAAAGGAGATGTACTTGGCCTTGTCGGCAGACCTAGAGCCTGAATTGGTGTGTATGAGCGTAAGGGTTGCGTCACTCTGCAGTGTTTTGTCTCATCACTTTACAActcatgattttttattttcctttttgcaatgtagaaaatcaccaaggaaatgGACAGCTTTCTCCAAAACCTGAGGCAGAAGATCCGAATCGGAGTGGTGGGCGGGTCCGACTTGGAGAAGGTGCAGGAGCAGCTGGGGAGCGACGGTAACCTTGCTAATTGCTTTCAGTAAAAGATTAACTTAGGAGGAAATGAAGCCCCAGCCGCCCTGCCCTGACTGCAGGCCTCCTTCCTGGTTGGGAGGgtccttctctctgctttctctttcctgtttttaacCCTGTAAGTAAATTTCTGGAGGCAGTGGTGGACCTCGGTGCTCAGACCCTTGGGCCGTTTCCCCAGAACTCTTGAGTGACTGTCATTGCCCAGAATCCTTCACGTTGTCCCCGTGCACTCTCCGAGCCCCGCTCAGACcggctcctggctggctcctcTCCTGGCTGTTGAGGTTCCCGCTGGCTGTGGGGGCCTCACTCGGAGTTTCCCAGAGGTCCCTAATCATGAGCCACCCGGCTCCTCCCTCGGGGAGGAGCTGCTCCCTCGGGGATGGCCCGCCGCTGGCATCCCTCTCTGTGCTCGTTGGAACCTGCCTGCTCGGCTGTTTCTGGAGGAGTGGGCTGTGGGTTATTCATCCTGTGGCCCTGGGGTCTCTAGGGTGCCTGGCCCGTAAGAAATAGAGGGTGGAGAGCCAGGTGAACTGATGGCATTTGGGGCCAGGTCCTTCTCTGTTGTCAGGCCGTCCTGTGCCTCTAGGGTGCAGCGGCATCTGGGCCTCCACCTGCTGATGCCAGtaacccctccacccccagacgTCTGCAGACATCACCAGATGTCGCCGAGGGGGCAGAAGTCACCCCCAGTTGAAAACCAGTGTTTGAGCTGTGGTATCTTACAGGCCAGATCGGTGTCACCTGCGTGTACAGGGTCAGTCACTGTAAGTGTCACCTGTGCATTCTCTTTAAAACTCCAATCTGCTGCTACTAGGTTTCCTTGCAGACGCCCCACTTAGGAAGGCCGTTAACAACGTCACGGGGCACACGAAGCCCCGGAAATGCTGGCACCCGGCCCTGATGGCCCTTTCCGCCTGCAGCCTTATTCCGAGAGGGTTTGTGTCAGGCTGGGGCGCCGGCTGTGTGTCTCGGAGTGGGAGGCAAAGCAACAGAACCGAAACGCGCACAGGCTGGGGAAGGCTGAAGACCCAGCAGTGTCCAAATTGCTGGGGgacttgttaaaatacagacgTGAGGACCCCGCCCAGAACATGGCACCTGGGCGTCTGCATTTTCACAAGCACCTGAAGTCTGAGAGCCCCTTTAGATTTATGTGCGTGGTCTCCAAATGTGACTGCTGGTAAGAATCACccaaagacctttaaaaaaaaaaatctgagttttaGCTTGGCTCCTGCATATTCAGATTCAGAACCcagagagcaggggtgcctgggggctcagtcagctgagtgtccagctcttgatttcggcctagGTCGTGATCGCACCGGATCTTTGTGGAATTCAGCCCTcttatgagcacagagcctgcctggggttgattctcttcctcactctctgcccagcatatttgtgctctgtctctctctctttcaaataaactttgaataaataaatgcgaGCAGATCCTGGGAATCTGCATGTTTTCAGTGTGCTGCCCTGGTGACCCGGATCCACAGTGGGGCTTGGGGGCTGTCGTTGACTCCTATCTGCCCTGATCCTACAGGGGGCTGAAGGCAGAGATGGGAGAGGGCCCCCCACCAAGTCTGCCATTTCTGGCCTAGGTACCGTCTTTTACATTTGTAATGGAgaggccctttttttttttaatttttttatgtctttattttattttgagagacagaggcagagtgtgagcagggaggggcagagagggagacacagaatccgaagcaggctccaagctctgagctgtcggcacagagcccaacgcaggactcgaacccacagacagtgagatcatgacctgagccgaagtcagacgcttaaataaGTTTGAAGGCCTGTTAAGATGAGAAATTCTTCTACAGTTCTTCCTGGAGTTCAGCAGTCTTACTGGTGATGGTGTGAATCAAGAAATatacacggggcgcctggggggctcagtcatttaagcctccgacttccgctcaggtcatgatctcacgttcgtgggttcaagtcccgcgtcgggctctgtgctgacagcttagagcctggagcctgcttccgattctgtgtctctctctctctctctctctctctctacccctcccccgctcatgggctgtctttctatgtctcaaaaataaataaaacattttaaaaaaaatagagtgacgtccggctggctcagtcacttaagcgtgccacccttgatctcagctcaggtcttgatctcagggtcgtgagttcaagccccgcgttgggctctacactgggcatgaaccctacttttaaaaaagaaaggtgggggcacctgagtggctcagttgagcgtccaaccctcaatggtcatgatctcaccgttagtgagtttgagcccggcttcgggcactgacagcatagagccttcttgggattctctctctgcccctccccgtacATGTaagtgccctctctctcaaataaacaaacattaaaaaaaaaaaaaaagaaagaaatagaaacacagaCTTCAGTTTATTGTGTGctaagtttttctttgtttcctttgtagtggtTGAAAAATATGATTATGTGTTTCCAGAAAATGGTCTCGTGGCGTACAAAGATGGGAAACTCTTGTGTAAACAGGTATGTTCTTGAATTCCCGGACAGCGatctattgttaaaatgttttctaaaaagctATTGGACGTTGAGCGCTTCTGGGGAGGTGTCTCTGGGGGTGAGGCACAGGGGAAGGAATGAATCTCCGTGTTTTTTGTATCTTGAACGTTGAACCCTGCGACCCTCATATGTTCCAAATTGTTAACTACATTTTCGtaatccttttttaaagatagttAATCGAATATTTCTATTAGTGATAGCGGACACTCAGGCAGGCTGTCCTGCTAACAGCATTTTGAAGAGGCAGCGTGTCGTTCTTATTTGTAATAAGATCGTTCTATTCTGACATAAAAGAAAGCCTAAGTGAAACAAGTGAATTTTCTGTCGGCATCTGTAGATACTTTAATTGAATAAAAGCAGTAGCCATAGACTCTCTGGGCCTTCCGTGAAGCATTTGAAAGGTATTGAGTACAAAACTCTTAAGTCATGAAACAGAAAATGCTTTAATTAAAGCCCTCAGGGGTTTGCTCTAAGTTTTCcaccagggaggggaggagacaggcGGTAGGGCGCAGCGCCCTGCCAGAGTCAGCCTGGCGACCctccccccggggggggggggggctgacgACCGGGTTTTGCTCTAAAGTGGTTTTGAAAATGCCTGACACTGAATCGAGTAACCCCCGTATTTTCTTTATCTAGAATATTCAAGGCCACCTGGGTGAGGCCCTGATCCAAGACTTAATCAACTACTGCCTGAGCTACATTGCGAAAATCAAGCTCCCGAAGAAGAGGTGGGTTTGCTCTGGGCAGAGAGGCTGAGCCGGAGTCTGGGCCAGTGCCCTTGGACAGCTTGGTGGCCACGCCAGCCCCCTGCCCCGTGCTTAGAAAGGGAATGGCGGCCTGTCCCCAGGGCGGAGAGCTGGCACTAGGTGCTTTCCGAGGCTGTGCAGAAGGCCTGTGAGACACCCCCAGACCCGGCCTGCGGTGTCATACACGGTCTGATCAGTTGTTAGTGTTATCGGTTGGAAGCCTGAGGTCACGTGGCAAAGTGCCTGCACTTCCGGCTTCTGTAGCGTCAGGCCTGGCGCCTCGGTGACCGGTCCCGGCTGGCCCGCACCGCCCCCTGCCCGCACCCCCAGTCTTTCCCGGGCCCCTTCCCTCCTGTTTCTGACCTCCATAAGCATTGATTTGGGGACTTTCCTCTCTGGATACTTCATCTCcgttcccatttttaaatatgatgtCGTTACATTCCCACAGTTAAAGTCCGGCTGGAAATGAACCCATAGGCTAGCAGTGACTGTTTCTTGGTGAGGTGCAGGTGCTTTCTTGGAAATATActcattttcttctcagttttctgCCCTGAACACGTAACACCTTGATGATAAGGGGGCGAGacggtttttattttttattttttattattttttttaatgttttatttatttttgatacagagagagacagagcatgagagggggaagggcagagagaatgagacacagaactgaaacaggctccaggctctgaactagctgtcagcacagagcctgacgcggggcttgaacccacggacgtgagatctgacctgagctgaagccggagacccaaccgactgagccacccaggcgccccgcgagACGGTTTTTAAATGGCAGCTAAATTTCAGGACGTGCGCTTTTGAGACTGCTCACTGCCACCGACTCCGTGAAACCCGTGCCCCTGCCCAGCACCTCCCCTGGGGCCGAGGGCTTCCAGTTCACATCTCACAGAAGGGGCTGCGGACGAGCAGGCTGGGCCCAGGGTAGTCCTGGCGGCGGCTGGGTAGTGGCTCGTGGGGCTTCGCTATCCAGCCCTTTGTGCTCCTGTGTGTGGTGGAGCATAACGTTCCCCAGGGCAGCTCAGGCTTTACTGTGGGTCAGGCATTAAGGGagcctcagagagagagaagggaaggaagggggggaggaTAAGGCGTGATCCTCAGGGTTGGCGCCGTAGTGAGGGCACCCGCGTGCTGAGCTGTCCTTCCACACTCCCAGCAGGCACCCCTGGATTCGGGAGCGGGCCTGAGGCCGCGCTGATCAGCATTTGCCTACATTTCCTGTCGGCGCTGCTGTCTCTGCCTGTGGGTCACGCAGGTGCAGTAGGACTAAAGAGTCCGGCCCTTCAGGGAGGACTCGAACACCTGAGAGACGGCCGTCATCCTGGCCTTTGAGGAGAGAGGTGTTTCTCGGATGCATTGGCCTCCCTCCCGTGGGGATGAGAGGGACACTGTGTccttggggtgggggaaatgTGCGTGCTTTGACATTTAGGACCCACAGCCCTAGTGACCCCTGGGAGCGATCGCCAGGGCATATGTAGCAGGTGCGGGCACAGGGCTGGTCTGTACTAGCTCTCGGACATCCGGGGGCGGGCAGTGAGGAAGCATCTCAGGTGCCTGTGTGGTGTTATGTCACTTGCCACCTTCTGTGCACTTTGCACACAGCTGGCAAGATGACGCAGCGGTGAGATTTTGCTGCATCGACTTGACCTGACGAGTATTCGTTGCTTCCCAGCGTACAAAACGTGGGACATCTGGTTTTCTCAAGAGCGTGTAGGGGTGCCCACAGGGACGCCAGCCCCTGTGAGGCTCTGAGTGCCGCCGCCCCGCCCGCCACCCCCCCCTCCTCACCTGGCGCCGCAGGAGGCAGCATTGGCCTTGAAGCAGCCCTCCGCTTGACGCTGGGCAGTGTCCTTGGGATTTACAGTGGCTAGTGGCCCAAGGTCATGTGATTTCTGTTGATGGTGTTACTGTTGATAAAGAGCTGTTTGTTCTTAGGGTGGAATTCACTAAAGCTCACAGGGTATTTGAGTTTTTAAGAAACTATCTTGAGATGGAAACTGGAGACATGGAAGGGAGATGGGGTTTTTTGTAAACATCTCTGTTCAAAGTAAAAAACTGTTTAagctcttctcattttctctggtCACATCCACCACTGAAGAGCGCTTGGCCACGGGGGCCCTGGTTTCCCCAGTGATTACTGCAGCTCAGCGGGCCGTTCTCAGAGCTTTGCTTGGTCACATCAGTGCGTTCAATGTGTCACTATCAAAGGGGTCTGACACATGAATTTCCAGCCTCAGGGGGCTTAGAGATGGTAATCCTTTGTGTAACTCTTTATCAGTGGTAGAATTCACTGTCCAACAGAAATCACGTGAGCCACATGTAAAGTTTAAGTTTTCTGTAGCCATGTTAAAAACAGGAACAAGCgaagttaatttttaatcatgttttactTGCCCCAGTGTATCTAGGACATAGTCGTATAATCCGGATAAAACATTTCATCTTTGAAGCCCAGTCTCGGGTGGGCTTGGCCCCACCTCCAGGCTCAGCAGCCGCCTGCGGCCCACGGCTGAGCACCCGCCTTCTGGAATTCTTGACCTGCTTGTCCGTCTGTAACCTTGCCCACCTGAGTAACGTCTGTCGGGGCCTGTTTTCTCTCCAGAGGCACTTTCATCGAGTTCCGAAACGGGATGTTAAACGTGTCCCCCATCGGGAGAAGCTGCAGCTACGAAGAGCGCATTGAGTTTCACGAACTGGATCAGGTGAGTCCCCCTGGCGCCGCCCCGGCTGCTGGGCAGAAGACGCGTGGCCGGTGGCTCCAGGCTGCGGTCTCCACTGCAGGAGGCTGACCCGGGTCTGTCTTTCTCAGAAAGAACACATAAGACAGAAGTTTGTTGCAGATCTGCAGAAGGAGTTTGCAGGGAAAGGCGTCACGTTCTCCATAGGTACGATGCGTGCGGACGCCTTCGGAGTGGGCGGTGGGCAGTGGtcctttggggggagggggtccgcTGCTGTGGGCTCCGCCCTCCCAGGGACCCAGGCTGCTGGGTTTGGTTCTGAATTCTCATGCAGAGGGACCCTTCCTCCCGGCCCAGGGCCTCGGGGAACCTTGGCAGGCGGTAGGGGGTGGTTTTACAAATTGAGAGAGCGAGGCCCTGGAAGGAGAGGGGAGTTGGCTGAGCCCAGGCGGGTTTTGTCTACACTGGAGACTGCGTGCAGCATTTCTGGTGTCTGATGTAAGGTCTTCCCACCTTGAGCGTGTCCCGGCCCTGGTTTTTGGTAGGAGGCTCCTGCCAGATGCTCTAAGCCAGTGGTTTCTGCTGCGCTCAGGAGTCATTCCGTAAAGCCCTTCGTTTCACCAGCTCGCCCAAGGGTGCAGCTGTTGGAAACCTGGAATTGTCTGACAGATGAAGGGGTCAGTTCTTTACCTTGACCTGGGAGGTGCTCATCCCCCTGACGGAGCTCAGAAGGGGGGGGTCCTTGCCCTGGGACGCGGCCTGCACCCCAGTTCTGCGGGCTTCTCCCTCCTGCGACAGGAGCGCCGCGCAGCCCGCCCTGGGCGCTGTCCCCGCCGAGTGACGGGGCACAACTCCGCCCACGGACGCATTCCCACCACACGCTCGTCGGAGCGCGTGAACCCGGAGGCCTGCCTCGCTCTGAGCTGGCGGTGTCCCGTTTTCATATTTCAGGTGAAGGCATGTTGGGGTAAAACATGCCACCTTCATGCCTAGAACCTGTCCCTAAGGAGCAGAAGTAGTGAACGAGGGTATTAAAAATCGACCTTGGCCGTCCAGTTGGTGCTGGGTAAATGGCACGTTCTTTTCTGGGCCGGGCCCGCTGCCTCCGCCCTCCCGTGAGCTCGTGTGTCCCTGGCCCTGCAGGAGGCCAGATCAGCATTGACGTCTTCCCTGACGGATGGGACAAGAGGTACTGCCTGGGACACGTGGAAAAAGATGACTACAAGACCATCTACTTCTTCGGAGACAAAACCATGCCCGTGAGTACGCAAGTGCTCTTTGGAGTTCGGTTCGGGCGGGAACGGGCAAACAGgcttgcccctcccccgtgccGAGTCACTCAGCGACGAGCTCTGTCCTACGCGAGAGGCGTGACTGACCCCCTCCCTCCGTGCACGGACGCGGGACGCCTCGGCAGAGGCAGTGCTTTATGCACGGGCCAGACCTGGGCTTGGACTGTTCTCCACTGCACTTCCCCCCAGGGGCACGCGTTCTGAGCGGGGCACAGGAGTCCTGAATGGTAGGGAGACAGCGCATCACTTGTGTCTGAAATTCAAGGGCCAGCGCCAGGGATGGTTTAGAGCTGGACACCGTGCCCAGGTCCAAACTGAATCTAAACCAGGACTGAGAGCAGAGTGGAGTCAAAGGCCATCTTGGAGGAGGGTTTCCTCAGGGCCACCGCGGTGGCAGGACTGGTGGCCCCTAGGTGGTTGGAGAGGTGTTGAGACCCCTGGCCATTCCCTCCCGGCCCCGGGCTGTCGTGCACTCTGGGTCTGAAGTTCTCTCTCCAGGGAGAGAAGACTCAGGATTAAAGCAGGAGAGAGCTGCTTCCTGCTTCCCGCGCAGCGGCTTTCTGCGCCCGTACTAACTAGGGGGGCGCTTTAGGCCCTCAGTGCCTGACCTTGCTTCCCTCATACACCTTTGCTCCTCTGTATCCTGGGGTCCTGACCTCGTTCACCCACACTTGGGTATGAGCATCCGATGGCTTTGTACTTCTCTGCGCCTTGCTAACCCATTGTGTAAGCACGGGGGGTTCCTAAGCTCCTTCCCCACAggtcccccctttttttttttttccccctctagttTTGTGTGCGAGGACCGTCTTGATGAGCGCCTGGCCCTTCTTTTGCTTTTGGATGGTCTGAGGGTGATTCTGCAAAGACAGAGGCATAGTAAGAGCATTCCGCTTCCCCG contains:
- the PMM2 gene encoding phosphomannomutase 2 isoform X1 — protein: MAASGPALCLFDVDGTLTAPRQKITKEMDSFLQNLRQKIRIGVVGGSDLEKVQEQLGSDVVEKYDYVFPENGLVAYKDGKLLCKQNIQGHLGEALIQDLINYCLSYIAKIKLPKKRGTFIEFRNGMLNVSPIGRSCSYEERIEFHELDQKEHIRQKFVADLQKEFAGKGVTFSIGGQISIDVFPDGWDKRYCLGHVEKDDYKTIYFFGDKTMPGGNDHEIFTDPRTVGYTVTSPEDTRRICEELFS
- the PMM2 gene encoding phosphomannomutase 2 isoform X2 is translated as MDSFLQNLRQKIRIGVVGGSDLEKVQEQLGSDVVEKYDYVFPENGLVAYKDGKLLCKQNIQGHLGEALIQDLINYCLSYIAKIKLPKKRGTFIEFRNGMLNVSPIGRSCSYEERIEFHELDQKEHIRQKFVADLQKEFAGKGVTFSIGGQISIDVFPDGWDKRYCLGHVEKDDYKTIYFFGDKTMPGGNDHEIFTDPRTVGYTVTSPEDTRRICEELFS